In Aptenodytes patagonicus chromosome 12, bAptPat1.pri.cur, whole genome shotgun sequence, a genomic segment contains:
- the MRPL22 gene encoding large ribosomal subunit protein uL22m, which produces MAARWAVGAGGAWVCGLLGWARPERWLASSSLFPLSCIHTSTSLQKSGKWEKKNRIVYPPQLPGEPRRPAEIYHCRREIKYSKDKMWYLAKLIKGMSIDQALAQLEFNDKKGAKVIKEVLLEAQEIAVRNHNVEFKSNLHIAESMTGRGRYMKRIRYHGKGMFGIMKIVRCHYFVKLVEGPPPPPEPPRTGFDQAKEYVQQLRSRTLVNTL; this is translated from the exons ATGGCGGCGCGGTGGGCGGTCGGGGCGG GTGGCGCCTGGGTGTGCGGTCTCCTCGGCTGGGCGCGGCCGGAGAG GTGGCTAGCATCCAGTAGCCTTTTTCCTCTGTCATGCATCCACACAAGCACATCTCTGCAGAAATCTGGGAAGtgggagaaaaagaacaggattGTTTACCCTCCGCAGCTGCCTGGAGAACCTCGCAGACCAGCT GAAATATATCACTGTCGGAGGGAAATAAAATATAGCAAAGATAAGATGTGGTATCTGGCAAAACTG ATAAAAGGAATGTCCATTGATCAGGCTCTTGCTCAGTTGGAATTTAATGATAAAAAGGGAGCAAAGGTGATCAAAGAG GTTCTGTTAGAAGCTCAGGAAATAGCAGTAAGAAATCACAATGTGGAATTCAAGTCAAATTTACATAtag ctgagTCAATGACGGGCAGAGGCCGTTACATGAAGCGGATTCGTTACCATGGCAAAGGCATGTTTGGCATCATGAAAATCGTCAGGTGCCATTACTTTGTGAAGTTGGTGGaaggtcctcctcctcctccggagCCACCAAGGACTGGTTTTGACCAAGCAAAAGAATACGTGCAGCAGCTGCGAAGTAGAACCCTTGTTAACACACTGTGA